Proteins encoded within one genomic window of Saccharopolyspora pogona:
- a CDS encoding isochorismatase family cysteine hydrolase, with translation MGYQIDTLDPTRTALLVIDMQHDFLAPGAPLETRAGREMIPTLNEMIRFSRERQIPVIFTAHVHGEDGADMGLYADLYPPIEARSALIDGTPGAEIYADVDKLPNERLIRKHRYSAFHATDLDLILRGMGVTHVVVTGVTTEDCVHATARDAMFRNYRTAVVSDATATYDHPDLGFGAMSAAQVHQATLVVLAQSTAAVIRSDEFYGLLSDGA, from the coding sequence ATGGGATATCAGATCGACACGCTGGACCCCACTCGCACGGCGCTACTGGTCATCGACATGCAGCACGACTTCCTCGCGCCCGGCGCTCCTCTGGAAACGCGTGCTGGGCGAGAGATGATTCCGACTCTCAACGAGATGATTCGCTTCTCTCGGGAACGGCAGATCCCGGTCATCTTTACGGCGCATGTGCACGGGGAAGATGGCGCCGACATGGGTCTTTACGCAGACCTTTACCCGCCTATCGAAGCGCGCTCCGCACTCATCGACGGAACCCCCGGGGCGGAAATCTACGCCGACGTCGACAAGTTGCCGAACGAGCGGCTCATTCGGAAACACAGGTATAGCGCCTTCCATGCCACGGATCTGGACCTGATTCTTCGCGGCATGGGAGTGACGCACGTCGTCGTCACAGGCGTCACCACCGAGGACTGCGTACATGCCACAGCGCGCGACGCCATGTTCCGAAACTATCGGACTGCAGTTGTCTCCGACGCCACAGCCACCTACGACCACCCAGACCTGGGCTTCGGCGCGATGTCCGCTGCGCAAGTGCACCAGGCGACTCTCGTTGTTTTAGCCCAGTCAACGGCCGCCGTCATTCGGTCGGATGAGTTCTACGGGCTGCTTTCCGATGGTGCTTGA
- a CDS encoding FadR/GntR family transcriptional regulator: MAETPRAWRTVLDHLERELGEGRLGPGDRLPGERDLAARLGVGRSSVREAVRVLDVMGVVRTATGSGPSSGAIIVARPGAGMSTMLRLQTAAQAFGVDDVVATRVAIETAVVGTLASSSDEVRSLESSRELLARMEDNLLTPAEFLALDARFHLTLAEATGNQVMLAVMGGLRTAIEAYVQQGITRIDDWSATVARLRAEHAALLDAVTAGHADLARTCVRDHIHGYFAQLRP, encoded by the coding sequence ATGGCCGAGACCCCACGCGCCTGGCGGACCGTGCTCGACCACCTCGAGCGCGAGCTCGGCGAGGGTCGTCTCGGGCCCGGCGACCGACTCCCCGGCGAGCGTGATCTCGCCGCCCGACTCGGCGTCGGTCGCTCCAGCGTGCGCGAAGCGGTCCGGGTGCTCGACGTCATGGGCGTGGTCCGCACGGCCACCGGGTCCGGTCCGTCGTCCGGCGCGATCATCGTGGCGCGCCCCGGTGCCGGGATGTCCACGATGCTCCGGCTCCAGACCGCCGCCCAGGCGTTCGGGGTCGACGACGTCGTCGCCACCCGCGTCGCGATCGAGACCGCCGTCGTCGGGACGCTCGCGTCGTCGTCCGATGAGGTCAGGAGCCTCGAGTCCTCCCGTGAGCTGCTTGCCCGCATGGAGGACAACCTGCTCACCCCTGCGGAGTTCCTCGCCCTCGACGCACGCTTCCACCTCACCCTCGCCGAGGCCACCGGCAACCAGGTGATGCTCGCCGTTATGGGCGGTCTGCGCACCGCCATCGAGGCCTATGTCCAGCAGGGCATCACCCGGATCGACGACTGGTCGGCCACCGTCGCCCGGCTGCGCGCCGAGCACGCGGCCCTCCTCGACGCCGTCACCGCCGGTCACGCCGACCTGGCCCGCACCTGCGTCAGGGACCACATCCACGGCTACTTCGCCCAGCTCCGCCCCTGA
- a CDS encoding alpha-hydroxy acid oxidase, whose translation MVARQFPKPAEIFELLKFRKPELNPRTRRLAKALTIDDLRLIAKRRTPRAAFDYTDGAAEGELSIIRARQAFQDVEFHPDVLRPAIDVDTSTQILGGHSALPFGIAPTGFTRLMQTEGEIAGAGAAGAADIPFTLSTLGTTSIEDVKAANPDGRNWFQLYVMRNRETSYELTRRAAAAGYDTLFFTVDTPVAGARLRDKRNGFSIPPQITLRTVFDAAIRPWWWIDFITTPKLEFASLSSTGGTVGQLLDSAMDPTISYEDLEVIRGIFPGKIVVKGVQNVADAKRLVDHGVDGIVLSNHGGRQLDRAPVPFHLLPEVVRELGRDTTIMVDTGIMNGADIVASVALGADFALIGRAYLYGLMAGGRPGVDRTIAILRDEIERTMKLLGVSSLAELEPRHVNQLVRLVPGPLG comes from the coding sequence ATGGTCGCCCGCCAGTTCCCGAAGCCCGCCGAGATCTTCGAGCTGCTGAAATTCAGGAAGCCCGAGCTCAACCCCCGCACGCGGCGGCTCGCCAAGGCGCTCACGATCGACGACCTTCGCCTCATCGCCAAGCGTCGTACGCCGCGGGCCGCGTTCGACTACACCGACGGCGCCGCCGAGGGCGAGCTGTCGATCATCCGCGCCCGCCAGGCTTTCCAGGACGTCGAGTTCCACCCCGACGTCCTGCGCCCGGCCATCGACGTCGACACCTCCACCCAGATCCTCGGCGGTCATAGCGCCCTGCCGTTCGGCATCGCGCCGACCGGCTTCACCCGCCTGATGCAGACCGAGGGCGAGATCGCCGGTGCCGGCGCGGCCGGCGCGGCCGACATCCCGTTCACCCTGTCGACCCTGGGCACCACCTCGATCGAGGACGTCAAGGCCGCGAACCCCGACGGTCGCAACTGGTTCCAGCTCTACGTCATGCGCAACCGCGAGACGTCGTACGAGCTGACCCGCCGGGCCGCCGCCGCGGGCTACGACACGCTGTTTTTCACCGTCGACACCCCCGTCGCCGGTGCGCGGCTGCGCGACAAGCGCAACGGCTTCTCGATCCCGCCCCAGATCACGCTGCGCACCGTCTTCGACGCCGCGATCCGGCCGTGGTGGTGGATCGACTTCATCACCACGCCGAAGCTGGAGTTCGCCTCGCTCTCCTCAACCGGCGGCACGGTCGGCCAGCTGCTCGACTCCGCGATGGACCCGACGATCAGCTACGAGGACCTCGAGGTGATCCGCGGGATCTTCCCCGGCAAGATCGTGGTCAAGGGCGTGCAGAACGTCGCCGACGCTAAGCGCCTCGTCGACCACGGCGTGGACGGCATCGTGCTCTCCAACCACGGCGGCCGCCAGCTGGACCGGGCACCCGTGCCGTTCCACCTGCTGCCGGAGGTCGTCCGCGAGCTCGGCCGGGACACCACGATCATGGTCGACACCGGCATCATGAACGGTGCCGACATCGTCGCCTCCGTCGCCCTCGGCGCCGACTTCGCCCTGATCGGCCGGGCCTACCTCTACGGCCTCATGGCCGGTGGCCGCCCCGGGGTCGACCGCACGATCGCGATCCTGCGCGACGAGATCGAGCGCACCATGAAGCTGCTCGGCGTCTCCTCCCTCGCCGAGCTCGAGCCGCGCCACGTCAACCAGCTCGTCCGGCTCGTGCCGGGTCCCCTCGGCTGA
- a CDS encoding IS630 family transposase, giving the protein MIAGVRDARRLSPEAQEDLRRRVVAAVHGGMSQVEAARVFAVAPQSVSRWVQAWRKRGSKGLTGRRRGRKSGEQKALSARRQRKLRYAVAEHTPATFGLAGLVWTRKTVAELIRVRHGIVLNLRTVGNYLRSWGLSPQKPIRKAYEQDPESVRRWLEEDYPAIAARARREGALILWLDQTGIRSDATVARTWAPAGQTPAVGKTGKRFSVNAMCAIGNKGELYFTVYTGSFNGKVFLPFLDRLTRHLDRKVHLIVDGHPAHRRKTIQQWITKHAEAIEMHFLPGYSPELNPDEIRGADLKRTMSTSTAPKTRDELKQAVRSFLHRLQKLPDRVRSYFGKPEVRYAA; this is encoded by the coding sequence ATGATCGCTGGTGTGCGGGACGCGCGGAGGTTGTCGCCTGAGGCGCAGGAGGATTTGCGGCGCAGGGTGGTCGCTGCTGTTCATGGTGGGATGAGTCAGGTCGAGGCGGCCCGGGTGTTCGCGGTGGCCCCGCAGTCGGTGTCCAGATGGGTGCAGGCGTGGCGGAAACGTGGCTCGAAGGGTCTCACCGGGCGTCGCCGGGGTCGCAAGTCCGGCGAGCAGAAAGCGTTGAGTGCCCGCCGGCAGCGCAAGCTGCGGTATGCGGTGGCCGAGCACACCCCGGCCACGTTCGGGCTGGCCGGCCTGGTGTGGACCCGCAAGACAGTGGCCGAGCTGATCCGGGTGCGCCACGGCATCGTGTTGAACCTGCGCACCGTCGGCAACTACCTGCGTTCCTGGGGATTGTCGCCGCAGAAACCGATCCGCAAGGCCTACGAACAGGACCCCGAGTCCGTACGCCGATGGCTGGAGGAGGACTACCCGGCCATCGCCGCCCGCGCCCGCCGCGAGGGCGCACTGATCCTGTGGCTGGACCAGACCGGGATCCGCTCCGACGCCACCGTAGCCCGCACCTGGGCACCGGCGGGCCAGACACCGGCGGTGGGCAAAACGGGCAAACGATTCAGCGTGAACGCCATGTGCGCGATCGGGAACAAAGGCGAGCTGTACTTCACCGTCTACACCGGCTCGTTCAACGGCAAGGTGTTCCTGCCGTTCCTGGACCGGCTGACCCGCCATCTGGACCGCAAGGTCCACCTGATCGTCGACGGACACCCCGCCCACCGCCGCAAGACCATCCAGCAATGGATCACCAAGCACGCTGAGGCGATCGAGATGCACTTCCTGCCGGGATACAGCCCCGAACTCAACCCCGACGAGATCCGGGGTGCCGACCTCAAACGCACCATGTCCACCAGCACAGCCCCGAAAACCCGCGACGAGTTGAAACAAGCGGTCCGCTCCTTCCTCCACCGGCTCCAGAAGCTGCCCGACCGAGTTCGCTCCTACTTCGGCAAACCCGAAGTTCGCTACGCCGCCTAA
- a CDS encoding transposase translates to MHAVVRPLADPGPSAGRPRLARNLKTIYTATDATAAEAALDAFAEAWEQRYPAIVRLWRTHWSEFVPFLAFPPEVRRVIYTTNLIESLNSRLRRVVRNRGQFPSEQAVLKVLYHAVRNLEDYRSPNVGIRSSGWRNALQAFTMHFEGRIPTP, encoded by the coding sequence GTGCACGCCGTTGTCCGCCCGCTGGCAGATCCGGGGCCCAGCGCGGGACGACCTCGGCTGGCCCGCAACCTGAAGACGATCTACACCGCCACCGATGCCACCGCTGCCGAGGCCGCGTTGGATGCGTTCGCCGAGGCCTGGGAGCAGCGCTACCCGGCGATCGTGCGGCTCTGGCGCACCCACTGGTCAGAGTTCGTGCCGTTCTTGGCGTTCCCACCGGAAGTGAGGCGGGTGATCTACACGACGAATCTGATCGAGTCGCTCAACTCCCGGCTCCGCAGAGTCGTCCGCAACCGGGGCCAATTCCCCTCAGAGCAGGCCGTTCTCAAGGTGTTGTATCACGCGGTCCGCAACCTCGAGGACTACCGCTCGCCGAACGTAGGAATCCGCAGCTCAGGCTGGAGGAATGCGCTCCAAGCGTTCACGATGCACTTCGAGGGGCGGATCCCCACCCCATGA
- a CDS encoding RidA family protein, with product MEDVEQDRSGTVEADRPIAASLRAGNTIYLAGQIADTADGIVQAPDDVIAQAAIIFEKIRDILAAEGASFTDVVKLVTYFAVPLDVEVSRKYWEVRRRFFGDHKVASTGIQVAALIYPECLIEIEATAVVA from the coding sequence GTGGAAGATGTTGAGCAGGACCGTAGCGGGACCGTTGAAGCAGATCGTCCGATCGCCGCGTCGTTGCGAGCCGGCAACACGATCTATCTGGCCGGGCAGATCGCGGACACGGCTGACGGCATCGTTCAGGCCCCGGACGACGTGATCGCTCAGGCCGCGATCATTTTCGAGAAGATCCGCGATATCCTGGCGGCGGAAGGCGCTTCCTTCACTGATGTGGTGAAGCTGGTCACCTATTTCGCCGTACCACTCGACGTTGAGGTGTCGCGGAAGTACTGGGAGGTGCGCCGGCGCTTCTTTGGCGACCACAAGGTGGCGAGTACCGGTATTCAAGTTGCAGCATTGATCTACCCGGAGTGCCTCATTGAGATCGAGGCGACCGCCGTCGTCGCATAG